The proteins below come from a single Gaiellales bacterium genomic window:
- a CDS encoding AraC family transcriptional regulator, with protein sequence MPAVAITPHQWVARLRGRDLAPVGADGTAPLRVGMFRFPGLPERLVLPPLDAHYISFTVAGRLIIERELSGRRERAAFRPGMSLIFPAGEENAWRWNRSTDELHLYVSPSWLAEAADAAGAAAPVLRPRFAFEDRVLHSLATALLEEHRTGGLGGALFRQSAAETIALRLLRDHCTVASAPAPAAALAPARLRRVRDLVEDRLDEPLSLDDMADAAGLSRAHFARCFRAATGTTPYGYVRERRVARARDLLQRSALSIAEIAATTGFHSQSHMGRVFRGSTGMSPGEYRRRVGG encoded by the coding sequence ATGCCGGCAGTCGCCATCACGCCCCACCAGTGGGTCGCGCGCCTGCGCGGCCGCGATCTGGCGCCCGTGGGCGCCGACGGCACCGCGCCCCTGCGGGTCGGCATGTTCCGCTTTCCCGGCCTGCCCGAGCGGCTCGTGCTCCCGCCGCTCGACGCGCACTACATCTCCTTCACCGTGGCCGGCCGCCTGATCATCGAGCGCGAGCTCAGCGGCCGCCGCGAGCGGGCCGCGTTCCGGCCGGGCATGTCGCTGATCTTCCCGGCCGGCGAGGAGAACGCCTGGCGGTGGAACCGCTCGACGGACGAGCTGCACCTCTACGTGTCACCGTCGTGGCTCGCCGAGGCCGCCGACGCGGCCGGCGCGGCGGCCCCCGTCCTGCGTCCGCGGTTCGCGTTCGAGGACCGCGTCCTGCACTCCCTGGCGACCGCGCTACTCGAGGAGCACCGCACCGGCGGGCTCGGCGGGGCGCTGTTCCGGCAGTCGGCGGCCGAGACGATCGCGCTGCGTCTGCTCCGCGACCACTGCACCGTCGCGTCGGCGCCTGCGCCGGCTGCCGCCCTTGCGCCGGCCCGCCTGCGCCGCGTCCGCGATCTGGTCGAGGACCGGCTCGACGAGCCGCTGTCCCTCGACGACATGGCCGATGCCGCCGGCCTCAGCCGCGCCCACTTCGCGCGCTGCTTCCGCGCGGCGACCGGGACGACGCCGTACGGCTATGTTCGGGAGCGGCGCGTGGCTCGCGCACGCGACCTGCTCCAGCGATCCGCGCTCTCCATCGCCGAGATCGCCGCGACGACCGGCTTCCACTCCCAGAGCCACATGGGGCGCGTCTTCCGCGGCTCCACGGGCATGTCGCCGGGTGAGTACCGCCGGCGCGTCGGCGGCTGA
- a CDS encoding acyl-CoA dehydrogenase family protein → MDEFPAKMWGDEEYFGLGHEFDPHWFLSDDDRALERDIIDACQRVIRPLAVECDRTGEYPRASVDELGRLRLLAMIAPERYGCRASSHTQVLMATEAIARYGCPSTAVIFMMHLVAVAGLVFRSGGNDEIESLLRRLDPEALIGTASYTDPETGGHFWYPKTSGAERVDGGWHVRKSGAFTTSSGYADWYLTQTTSPDFDGNYADLSVFLLYGDEVQGSPGRWDAMGMHANQSGPVTIDAVIPANRIVGWPGDGARSNDEAIDPLAFLMYAGAYNGVAMACLDVARRHALRTSHAQYGRRIADYATSQDAYGRALCEAQASRLFAYGMAQALDRATDGGDWTLYETDPDAAPRAAFTSWGLEAKVLATGLASRVSDAMLQLCGGRGYTRAAEIERLVRDAKAGWVMAPSNEVSQGIVGRWALLGADAVDWWNQKVDERALRNELGKLDDEQKRRLVEELEAELPRAGA, encoded by the coding sequence GTGGACGAGTTTCCGGCCAAGATGTGGGGCGACGAGGAGTACTTCGGGCTCGGCCACGAGTTCGACCCGCACTGGTTCCTGAGCGACGACGACCGGGCGCTCGAGCGCGACATCATCGACGCGTGCCAGCGGGTGATCCGTCCGCTCGCCGTCGAGTGCGACCGCACGGGGGAGTACCCCCGCGCGAGCGTCGACGAGCTGGGCCGCCTGCGGCTGCTCGCCATGATCGCACCGGAGCGGTACGGCTGCCGCGCGTCCAGCCACACCCAGGTGCTGATGGCGACCGAGGCGATCGCCCGCTACGGCTGCCCGTCCACCGCGGTCATCTTCATGATGCACCTGGTGGCCGTCGCCGGACTGGTCTTCCGGTCCGGCGGCAACGACGAGATCGAGTCGCTGCTCCGGCGCTTGGATCCCGAGGCGCTGATCGGCACCGCGTCCTACACCGACCCCGAGACGGGCGGGCACTTCTGGTATCCCAAGACCTCGGGCGCGGAGCGGGTGGACGGCGGCTGGCACGTCCGCAAGTCCGGCGCGTTCACCACCTCCAGCGGCTACGCGGACTGGTACCTGACCCAGACGACCAGCCCCGACTTCGACGGCAACTACGCCGACCTCAGCGTGTTCCTGCTCTACGGCGACGAGGTGCAGGGCAGCCCCGGCCGGTGGGACGCGATGGGGATGCATGCAAACCAGTCCGGCCCCGTGACGATCGACGCGGTGATCCCCGCGAACCGGATCGTCGGATGGCCGGGCGACGGCGCCCGCTCGAACGACGAGGCGATCGACCCGCTCGCGTTCCTCATGTACGCCGGCGCGTACAACGGCGTTGCGATGGCCTGCCTCGACGTCGCCCGTCGGCACGCCCTGCGCACCTCGCACGCGCAGTACGGCCGCCGCATCGCCGACTACGCCACCTCGCAGGATGCCTACGGCCGCGCGCTGTGCGAGGCGCAGGCGTCCCGGCTGTTCGCCTACGGCATGGCCCAGGCGCTCGACCGGGCCACGGACGGGGGCGACTGGACGCTGTACGAGACCGACCCCGACGCCGCCCCGCGCGCCGCCTTCACGTCCTGGGGGCTCGAGGCGAAGGTGCTCGCCACCGGCCTCGCCTCGCGCGTGTCGGACGCGATGCTGCAGCTCTGCGGTGGCCGCGGGTACACCCGCGCGGCCGAGATCGAGCGGCTCGTGCGCGACGCGAAGGCGGGCTGGGTGATGGCCCCGTCCAACGAGGTGTCGCAGGGCATCGTCGGCCGCTGGGCGCTGCTCGGCGCCGACGCCGTCGACTGGTGGAACCAGAAGGTCGACGAGCGCGCCCTGCGAAACGAGCTCGGGAAGCTGGACGACGAGCAGAAGCGGCGGCTGGTCGAGGAGCTCGAAGCCGAGCTGCCCCGCGCCGGCGCCTGA
- a CDS encoding 2,4'-dihydroxyacetophenone dioxygenase family protein — METILPPRSEDVTFDPPVLGHLGMKPELVVREPTDERVWVEIEPNVWFRPLFFDMNSGSHGEVLRVRRGGVLSRHRHPSPVHGFVLKGSWHYLEHTWKATEGSYVFEPPGEIHTLTVEDDCPEMQTVFIICGPVLYIDDKDTVVHVEDNVGLIELCKTTYEANGLGADYVDQFIR, encoded by the coding sequence GTGGAGACCATTCTTCCGCCCAGGTCGGAGGACGTCACGTTCGACCCACCGGTGCTCGGCCACCTCGGCATGAAGCCCGAGCTGGTCGTGCGGGAGCCCACGGACGAGCGCGTCTGGGTCGAGATCGAGCCGAACGTGTGGTTCCGTCCGCTGTTCTTCGACATGAACTCGGGCTCGCACGGCGAGGTGCTGCGCGTACGCCGCGGCGGCGTGCTGAGCAGGCACCGCCATCCATCGCCCGTTCACGGCTTCGTGCTCAAGGGCAGCTGGCACTACCTGGAGCACACCTGGAAGGCGACGGAGGGCAGCTACGTGTTCGAGCCGCCCGGCGAGATCCACACGCTCACCGTCGAGGACGACTGCCCCGAGATGCAGACCGTGTTCATCATATGCGGGCCGGTGCTCTACATCGATGACAAGGACACCGTCGTCCACGTCGAGGACAACGTCGGGCTGATCGAGCTATGCAAGACGACCTACGAGGCGAACGGGCTCGGCGCCGACTACGTCGACCAGTTCATCCGCTGA